The Leishmania panamensis strain MHOM/PA/94/PSC-1 chromosome 32 sequence genome window below encodes:
- a CDS encoding hypothetical protein (TriTrypDB/GeneDB-style sysID: LpmP.32.1950), whose protein sequence is MLDGCSDDYYRIVTRQSQAAEIIVPIPPFCKPLAASVRPFGEGKAGLLASFFDPEQHAWVVRQLPVHESWPHTPPPCLTVRVVTLVDPINLYELRVSLSSVLDGLSNDELCVLQRRTQLYELLVEEHLSDKSGATLRSAGVEGRLPQLKEAVTLAAPLDVMDGFVLTGGGFLSDFPVLRDCPALPRSMDTVYDDILFGEHFCGPPMPAGSARLPGTDSAAQAKLGTGSFSPGNSNEALEYTAWSVTAAANAGLACIAIGLRRRSPMECSQLQSWRQHMHSTSPFDNIDAEAPLAISARPAWPKTSSSVVTDSEALTVFPGTSASVSGRSPNEGVSGGEYDPYGFASVHPSASGVTTTARPLLETLTLRGEVDVKLSRREGEEWRISLPPPHGSFQFTMGPSRELMTAARRIFYYE, encoded by the coding sequence ATGCTAGACGGGTGTAGTGACGATTACTACCGCATAGTGACACGGCAGAGCCAGGCGGCTGAAATTATCGTGCCGATTCCGCCTTTCTGCAAGCCTCTCGCTGCTTCAGTGCGTCCTTTCGGCGAGGGAAAGGCGGGGCTTCTTGCCTCGTTCTTCGACCCTGAGCAGCATGCCtgggtggtgcggcagctgccggTGCACGAGTCGTGGCCGCAtacgccaccgccgtgtcTCACTGTTCGCGTCGTTACATTAGTGGACCCGATCAACCTCTACGAgctgcgtgtctctctctccagcgTCCTCGACGGTCTTAGCAACGATGAGCTCTGTGttctgcagcgacgcacccAACTCTATGAGCTGCTTGTTGAGGAGCACCTCTCCGACAAGTCCGGCGCAACTTTGCGGTCTGCTGGTGTAGAAGGtaggctgccgcagctgaaggaggctgTTACGCTGGCTGCACCACTGGATGTGATGGATGGCTTTGTACTCACTGGTGGTGGCTTTCTTTCCGACTTCCCGGTGCTGCGAGACTGTCCGGCGCTTCCGCGCTCGATGGACACCGTGTACGATGACATCCTCTTTGGTGAACACTTCTGTGGGCCACCGATGCccgccggcagcgcacgCCTTCCAGGCACAGACTCCGCTGCCCAAGCAAAACTGGGCACGGGCAGCTTCTCTCCAGGGAATTCGAATGAGGCACTGGAGTACACGGCGTGGTCTGTGACTGCGGCGGCGAACGCGGGGTTGGCGTGCATCGCGATAGGcttgcgccgccgcagccctATGGAATGTTCCCAGCTGCAATCATGGCGGCAGCACATGCACTCCACCTCTCCATTCGACAACATTGACGCAGAGGCGCCGCTTGCGATTAGCGCACGACCAGCGTGGCCTAAGACGTCTTCCAGCGTTGTCACCGATAGCGAGGCTCTTACCGTCTTCCCAGGCACCAGCGCTTCTGTTTCAGGTAGGAGCCCCAATGAAGGCGTTAGTGGCGGCGAATACGATCCGTACGGCTTTGCGAGCGTACATCCCTCTGCCTCAGGGGTAACCACAACAGCGCGtccgctgctggagacgcTGACGCTGCGCGGAGAGGTGGACGTAAAGCTGTCTCGccgtgaaggagaagagtggcgcatctctcttccaccgccGCACGGCAGCTTCCAATTTACAATGGGCCCCAGTCGCGAGCTCATGACGGCTGCTCGACGTATCTTTTACTATGAATAG